The sequence GAGGCCCGGCTGATTCTGGGTCTGGCGTTCGCCGTCTTTTGGCTGCGCTATGCCGGCAAGTTCGCTCGAGGCGGTCGGCACGCCATCCCCCGGGGCGATTGGCTCTTCGGGGCGCTGCTTGCCGTCTCTCCGGTGATCAACCCGTGGTATCTGCTCTGGTTGCTCCCGTTCGCGGCCATCTTCCCGAGCGCCTGGGCCTGGACGGCGTCGACCGCCGTCCTGCTCAGCTACGTGATCGGAATCCACTTGGGCGACTACACCCTGCAGGCGTACCAGCAGCCGGCCTGGATCCGTTTCCTGGAATTCGGCTTGATCCTGGCGGCGTTGGCCTATGACCTGATCCGGCGCCGGGGGATCCAGGGGGAGCCCGCCCACGACGCCCACGTGCCATGTACGAGGACCTGACCGTCGGCGCCGTGATCCCGGCGCACGACGAAGAAGACAACATCGGCCCCGTCGTCAGATCGCTGTTGGACCTGCAGACGGAGAGCGGGCTCCAGGTGATCGACGACCTGGTGGTGTGCGACAACGCCTCCACCGACGAAACGGCGCTGCGGGCCAGACGGGCGGGCGCCCGCGTGGCACGCGAACCGACGCCCGGTTACGGAAGAGCCTGCCTGACGGCCATCGCGGCCCTGGAACCGGTGGACGTGGTCCTTTTCGTCGATGGCGACCAGGCCTTCCACGTCCACCAGTCGCTCGACCTTCTGGCGCCCATCGCAACCGGCGCCGACCTGGTCATCGGGTCCCGGGTCCTGGGACGCATGGAGCCCGGCGCCCTGTCGATGCCGCAGATCGCCGGCAACCGAGTGGCGAGCCTGTTGATCCGGTTGTTGTGGAGGGAGAGGATCACCGATCTGGGTCCGTTCCGGGCCGTTCGGGCGGACGCGCTGCGGCGCCTGGAGATGCGGGACACCGCCTACGGCTGGACCGTGGAGATGCAGGTCAAGGCGATCCAGACTAGAATGCGCATGGTCGAGACCCCGGTGGACACGCGGCGGCGGCGCTTCGGGAAATCGAAGGTCGGAGGGACCGTCAGAGGCGTCATCGGGGCTGGCGTCGGAATTCTTTCCATGATCTTCGGCCTCTGGATTCGCGGTTGGACGGCCGATTCGACGGCTTCGGCCCCGCGGCGGCAAGGAGAATAAAATCCCATGAGACGGATACGCTTTCGATGCCCCTTTGCCTGGATGATGCTGCGCCGGCACGCCGCCGCAGGCTTGATCGGTCTGATCCTGATCACGGGCGCCGCGCCCGGCGAGAGCAAATTGAAGCTGCTCTCGTTCTGGGACGCGAGTGACGAA is a genomic window of Acidobacteriota bacterium containing:
- a CDS encoding glycosyltransferase family 2 protein — encoded protein: MYEDLTVGAVIPAHDEEDNIGPVVRSLLDLQTESGLQVIDDLVVCDNASTDETALRARRAGARVAREPTPGYGRACLTAIAALEPVDVVLFVDGDQAFHVHQSLDLLAPIATGADLVIGSRVLGRMEPGALSMPQIAGNRVASLLIRLLWRERITDLGPFRAVRADALRRLEMRDTAYGWTVEMQVKAIQTRMRMVETPVDTRRRRFGKSKVGGTVRGVIGAGVGILSMIFGLWIRGWTADSTASAPRRQGE